From the Papaver somniferum cultivar HN1 chromosome 2, ASM357369v1, whole genome shotgun sequence genome, the window CAAAGACCATGAATCAATGTATTATAAACTACAGTATTCGGAGTAATTCCTCGGGATTTCATCAACTGTAAAAGCTTAAAACCGTCACTAATCCTATTGGTTAAACACAAACCTTTCATCAAAATTCCAAAAGTATAATTATCTCCTTGAATTCCACATTTCATCATTTTATCCCTAAAAAATGCTCTAGCTAAATTAATATCTTCTTTCACTAAAACATCAAGAATAGAATTGCAAACTTTCAAAGACGGGTCCTTTTGAAATTTAGAAACCAAGTCAAGTACCTTAATTGCTTCTTTCACCATTTTTGCTCGTCCGAGTCCACGAATGATAGTAAGAAAGATGGATTCATCAGGAGGAGACCCAATTGAAGTAGGCATTTCGTCGAGCAGCTCCTTGACTAAATCGAACTGACGAAAAGTGCATAGTTTGTGGATCAAAGCTCTGTATGTTGATTGAGAATGAGTAAAATTTGGAAGCTTTGAAGCCCATCTAAAAGTCTGAAGAGCTTGGGAATGTGATATCTGTTCTGTAATTAGATGAGCAATGTGTTCATGAGAAGGAACTGATGATAATGAtgtagaagaggaagaagaagaagaagaagaaatgggtttTGCTTGAAATCTAAGAAGATAAAATCTTGAACAAGTTCCAGTTAAATCGAAAAACTTCGCGTAGAATTTGGACATGGATTCAGTGAGGTTTCAGATATTCTTGTTTTTGGGTTCAAAATGACAAAACCACTATATCCTAAAGGGAGTTGAAAATGAAAAAGCATTCGAGTAGCAAGCAGCTACTTCCCTCAAAATGCTCCTATATAAACGACCCTGTATCCAATCTGCAAACCCACGCAGCCATGCGGTAAGCACAAAGCGAACTATTCTTTCGCCTTTTACTAAAGAATACCGTGTGCTTGCATACGCCTATTTTTGGAGGGTTTTCTCTTTTATAAGAGGAAACCCAACAatatttaaaccaaatttttgtgAAGCTGCTGCGAGCTTGACTGTAACCACAAACCAAAGCCATAGTCCAAACATATACTATGTGAAGCAGATGCATTCTCATCTACATTTATCCGACTTCGGTACTGTAATAAGTAAAAATGCAAGACAGATTAAAGCTGAGTTAGCACACAGAGGTGGAAACCCAGAGAGTGGTACAAAGAGCTAAACCAAAACAGAGAAAAATCCAAGAACAAGCTAAGCTACATTACACTACACAGTGTCAATCATTGTTCCCCAGGCATTTCACATCATCAATGGGCAGCTTCGACTGTTTGGATTTGCCTTGGAAGAGTCTCCTATCACGCTCAAGCCAAACAGTCCACCATTTGCTTCCTTTTTCATTGGTCATTAAGATCTTAAAATGGAATCTAGAAACTGTCATTAGTTGGGAGAAACAGAAATAATAGATTTGAAGATATGTTACATCATGAAAATTCCATACATCATCATCTTAACAGCACCGGTGTCTCATGGGAGTTACAAAAGTCTTttgaagatcacaggtgcaatacTGCTAATGACTTGGTCACGCAAGAAGAAGCATCGAGTTCTTGAGCTACATGTTTTCTTGAAATATGTTTCCACTTAAGATCCGAACTCGACATATCACATACAGTAAAGAAGTCCAGTACTTGACCAAATATCTTGAACATCTCAATCCCAAATATCCGACCCCTATCAGCCACAAATGAAGCGTTCCAGTCCATGGGTGCATCAGGATGTCTAGAGATTTCAGTCCATGTACGCGGCACGAGATCTAGCTCCCATAACTTCCTTACAGCCTTTTCTCTTCTGTCAGTCTGAAAATCTTGCCCGCACCATGAAACAGAGAGCATGAACAACCGATCATTGGCAGACACGAGTTTTGGGTAATATTCATGAAGACGTGGAGGAGATTGAGTGATCTGAATCCCTACCCAGATACCCTTTTCCAAATCATATGCTGCAAGTTTGTCGGTCTCCGAATAAACATAAAACGTCTCACCACAAACAACACCAGAACAAACGACTCCGAAATCTACCGGCAATTTCATGGTTTCAATCCATCTATTCGACACTGGGTCGAAAATTTCCCCTGAATCCAAAGGTTCATCCCAAGATCCTAAACCACCTACAGCAATCAGAACATACCTAGTAAATCCTTTCGGATTTGAGAAGTTCCTTTCATGTTTGACAAAAGATTTACTCCTGGACACTAATAAAGAATCAGTTTCGTCAAAAGCGTTCCCAAATTGACGTCTTACTGAAAGCCTATGAGGATCCTCGTAAACATCCGAAACACCACCGATTCTTGACCTGGGAAACCGCCGATCTTTTCTGTCTTTCTGACTTCGAAAAATAGAAGAGTGAGAACTGACCTTAAAAACTCCAAGAATAGCTGATGATCTAGCTGACTTCATCGAAGCAACTTTCCGCCAAGACTTGGTTAAGGGACTAAATACTAGAACCCCTTTGTGGGTTTTGAAGGAGCTCTTATCAACTGTTCCAAAGCTGGTCATGCTAGAACAACCTCCAACAACGTACACATCGTCTCCAATGGTGGCAACAGAGAACAAGAACTTCCCCTTGATGATTTTAGCGTCGATCTTGTGCCACTGATCAAGTGATACATCCAATGCATGTACATGGCCAGCACAATAACCATTTTTCACAACTCCAAATAGGAACAACCATGGCGTCTGATACAAACCATCACACCTCATTCGTAAAAAACGAGGTGTGCTTGTTAGATATCTCCATTTTTTGCAGACAAGCCGAGAAGCCATGAGAGCAGTCAGAGGAAGTCTCATGAAACACATTTCTAGAACATCATCTGGAAGCAAAAGGTCCATCCTATTACGTGAGGGTGGTTCACCAAATTGAAATTCTCTCTCCTTTCTGTTACCTCTCTTCCAAAATTTCTCTGCAACGGCATTCGGAAAACAATCAACCATAGCTTCATCATCGCCACAAACGGGCTGGTACCCCTTCATTTCGTCCCCAACAATTGACTTCCTTCGATTGCTGCCCTCACCAAAATCATCACATGTGTCTACACCCACTTTACAACCGCCACCTTTTCCATACAAACCAAGGCATCCAGAAGAAACTCTCCGCTCTTCACCCTCTTCCTCCCCACCATTTTTATGACCCTTCTTTCTCAACTTCTGGCTAACACTTTTCACTAGGCGTCTTGACACATTCCTGTTCTCTGCTCCTTCTCGAGAATCATCACAAAAAAGAGATGTTTTCTTACCATTGACATAGCTC encodes:
- the LOC113346835 gene encoding F-box/kelch-repeat protein At5g42350-like, with product MANFGSSKSYVNGKKTSLFCDDSREGAENRNVSRRLVKSVSQKLRKKGHKNGGEEEGEERRVSSGCLGLYGKGGGCKVGVDTCDDFGEGSNRRKSIVGDEMKGYQPVCGDDEAMVDCFPNAVAEKFWKRGNRKEREFQFGEPPSRNRMDLLLPDDVLEMCFMRLPLTALMASRLVCKKWRYLTSTPRFLRMRCDGLYQTPWLFLFGVVKNGYCAGHVHALDVSLDQWHKIDAKIIKGKFLFSVATIGDDVYVVGGCSSMTSFGTVDKSSFKTHKGVLVFSPLTKSWRKVASMKSARSSAILGVFKVSSHSSIFRSQKDRKDRRFPRSRIGGVSDVYEDPHRLSVRRQFGNAFDETDSLLVSRSKSFVKHERNFSNPKGFTRYVLIAVGGLGSWDEPLDSGEIFDPVSNRWIETMKLPVDFGVVCSGVVCGETFYVYSETDKLAAYDLEKGIWVGIQITQSPPRLHEYYPKLVSANDRLFMLSVSWCGQDFQTDRREKAVRKLWELDLVPRTWTEISRHPDAPMDWNASFVADRGRIFGIEMFKIFGQVLDFFTVCDMSSSDLKWKHISRKHVAQELDASSCVTKSLAVLHL